One genomic window of Mercenaria mercenaria strain notata chromosome 2, MADL_Memer_1, whole genome shotgun sequence includes the following:
- the LOC123564277 gene encoding DCN1-like protein 3 yields the protein MGNCLTCCKAKDVARTTRYAGENNTVPLSSQQEQTEPLHITEQKVPEQAVLTARNIVITDKKMFNPYNKLPPIKKQSNGDSKRMSLISRDFSENKANALFDMYKDPDCDCILADGVEKLCDDLQVRPDEFIVLVLAWKLNAETMCLFTREQFVTGCQSLRVDSIKGFQSKFSDLISEVQNKQNFKEFYKWTYKFGLDHDSGQRTLPIDMAMSLWKLVFSQREPKILPRWLNFLQKHQNIRGISKDTWDMFLNFVEQVGDDLSSYDDTEAWPSLLDDFVEYENDCQNQNVETDMHFN from the coding sequence ATGGGGAATTGTTTGACTTGCTGTAAGGCCAAGGACGTTGCTCGAACAACGCGCTATGCTGGTGAAAACAACACTGTCCCCTTAAGCAGTCAGCAAGAACAGACAGAGCCATTGCATATAACAGAACAGAAAGTCCCGGAACAGGCTGTTCTTACAGCCAGAAATATTGTTATTACAGATAAGAAAATGTTCAACCCTTATAATAAACTTCCACCAATCAAAAAGCAGTCTAACGGTGACAGTAAAAGGATGTCGTTAATTTCACGTGATTTCTCAGAGAATAAAGCAAATGCATTATTTGACATGTACAAAGATCCTGACTGTGATTGCATATTAGCTGACGGTGTGGAAAAACTCTGTGACGATTTACAAGTGAGACCTGATGAATTTATAGTTTTAGTTTTAGCATGGAAGTTGAACGCAGAAACTATGTGTTTGTTTACACGAGAGCAGTTTGTTACTGGATGTCAGAGTTTACGTGTAGACTCTATCAAGGGGTTCCAGTCTAAATTTTCAGATCTGATTTCAGAGgtgcaaaataaacaaaactttaaagaattttataaatGGACGTACAAGTTTGGCTTAGACCACGATTCAGGTCAAAGAACTTTACCGATAGATATGGCAATGAGCCTATGGAAACTTGTGTTTTCTCAAAGAGAACCAAAGATTTTACCCCGCTGGCTTAACTTTCTTCAAAAACATCAGAATATACGGGGTATTTCCAAAGACACATGGGATATGTTCTTGAACTTTGTAGAACAGGTGGGAGATGACTTAAGTAGTTATGATGACACGGAAGCATGGCCTAGCCTGCTAGATGACTTTGTTGAATACGAGAATGACTGTcagaaccagaatgttgaaacagacatgcaTTTTAACTAA